Genomic segment of Limnohabitans sp. INBF002:
TCGCTTGATGCAAGACTTTCCGGATTACGTGGGCTACTACGCCATCAAAAAATACCGCTATCCCGGCACACCTGCGGCCAATGAAAGCAACCGCAACTTGCTGTTGTCTCGCGACCCCAGTGTGGATGGCTTGAAAACAGGCCACACCGATGCTGCGGGCTTTTGTTTGATTGCCACCGCAAAGCGTGACGCACCAGGCGTGGGTCAACGTCGTTTGTTGTCGATTGTGTTGGGGGCTTCCAGCGAGAACGCGCGAGCCACTGAATCGCAAAAGCTGCTGAACTGGGGTTACACCGCGTTTGACGCCATCAAGTTGTTTGATGCGAACCAAGCGGTGGTCACGCCCAATGTTTGGAAGGGTCGTGGCAACCAAGTCAAATTGGGCCGCTTCGCGCCCATCGTGGTGGCGGTGCCGGCTGGCGCTGCTGGGCGCATTCAAACCCAAGTGGCCCGCCCTGAGCCTTTGGTTGCGCCACTCAACCGGGGCCAAACCGTGGGTGCTTTGAAGGTCACTCTGGACCAGAAGCCGCTGGTGGATGTGCCTTTGTTAGTGCTCGAAACCGTCGAACAAGCAGGTTTCGTGGGCCGTGCTTGGGATGCCGTGCGCTTGTGGGTCAAGTAAGCGCTATTTGAGGCATTTCGGCCTAGATTTGCCTCCCCCTCCCGATGCTGATACACTAGAAGGCTTTTCGGAATTTCCGAAGGGATTCACGTTTTCTTTTTAATTCAAACGTTTAGGGACGTTTTTCAATGCCAACCATCAATCAACTGGTGCGTCAGGGGCGCGAGGTCGAAACGACCAAGTCTAAAAGCCCTGCGATGCAAAATTCTCCACAACGTCGTGGCGTGTGCACCCGTGTGTACACCACGACTCCTAAGAAGCCTAACTCTGCGCTGCGTAAAGTTGCCAAAGTTCGCTTGACCAACGGTTTCGAAGTCATTTCGTACATCGGCGGTGAAGGTCACAACTTGCAAGAACATAGCGTCGTGCTCGTGCGCGGCGGTCGTGTCAAAGACTTGCCAGGTGTTCGTTACCACATCGTGCGCGGTTCGCTCGATTTGCAAGGTGTTAAAGACCGTAAGCAATCGCGTTCTAAGTACGGCGCTAAAAAGCCTAAGGCTAAGTAAGCACTGGTCTTTTGATCAAACAGGTGCTGTTTCCCGCGTGGCGCGGTGAATCAGCGTAGTGACCCGCTGTGGGTCGAGTAAGTGAAAACCAAAATGGTTTTTGCGGTGTCTGAAAAAGATGCCAACTGAAGCAAATAAGAGGTGAAATATGCCACGTCGTCGCGAAGTCCCTAAACGTGAAATCTTGCCGGATCCAAAGTACGGCAATGTTGAGCTGTCCAAATTCATGAACGTGATCATGGAAGGCGGCAAGAAAGCTGTTGCTGAGCGCATCATTTATGGTGCCTTGGAGCAAATCGAACAAAAATCGGGCAAAGATCCGCTCGAGTTGTTCACTGTGGCCATCAACAACGTCAAGCCC
This window contains:
- a CDS encoding D-alanyl-D-alanine carboxypeptidase family protein; protein product: MGLTCVFQAQAQVPQPPEIAARAYLLVDLTAQQTLAELDADKPIEQASLTKLMTAYIVFDALKAKKISLQQTFGVSERAWKMPGSRMFIDPKMKVPVEDLIKGMIVQSGNDATMALAEGVGGTVEHFVQMMNAQAKVLGMKSTGYKNPEGLTEPGHTTTARDLSILAGRLMQDFPDYVGYYAIKKYRYPGTPAANESNRNLLLSRDPSVDGLKTGHTDAAGFCLIATAKRDAPGVGQRRLLSIVLGASSENARATESQKLLNWGYTAFDAIKLFDANQAVVTPNVWKGRGNQVKLGRFAPIVVAVPAGAAGRIQTQVARPEPLVAPLNRGQTVGALKVTLDQKPLVDVPLLVLETVEQAGFVGRAWDAVRLWVK
- the rpsL gene encoding 30S ribosomal protein S12, encoding MPTINQLVRQGREVETTKSKSPAMQNSPQRRGVCTRVYTTTPKKPNSALRKVAKVRLTNGFEVISYIGGEGHNLQEHSVVLVRGGRVKDLPGVRYHIVRGSLDLQGVKDRKQSRSKYGAKKPKAK